The DNA region TGCGGACAACTCGCTGGTCATGGACTGGCGCGTGGTGAGGTTTGACACCAGCACACTCACGGTGCTGCTCGCACTTCGGGCGGCGTCGAGCACTTCCATCTGGATGATGCCCGGGGCCGTGTAGCTGGAGCGGTCGAGCAAAACAATTCCCACGCCCGGCCGCGTCAGATTGCCGGACGTGACCAGCGCAAAATCCTGATCGATCGCGGGCGTGCTTGAGATTGCATCCTGCACAATCTTGCTGGCTCGCACGCGTACCAAGTAGTCGCCCGCCACCGGTTGCGAGAGAAAAACTCCCTCCACATTGTTCAGCTTATCCGGCGTGGGCGCGTTCGGCACCGATTCGCCCGCGCCAAACTGGTTTCCGCGATATAGTCTCCCGTCCGGGCCAATCACCTCCAAATCCAGATCGTTCACCAGCGCTGGCAGCGCCCCCGGAAATCCCGGCACATCAGTATAGGCCAGGGTGACCTTCAGCGGTTCGTCCGACGCCTCGACAAAAACGTGCTGTTCATAGACCTGGCTGTTCGTCAGCAACACCGTTTGATCGAGATACTGATAATAGCGCGGCGCGGTGTTAACGTTGGTCACGATGATGTTGGTCAAATTGATGCGCCCCCAACCTTCGTCGTTGTTCGGCACCGGGCCGGGACCGCCATTGGATTGGTCCAGTGCATCCGCTGAATTGATCAGCGCCGCCTTGACCAGCGCCGGCGAGGGCGCCGCGTTGGTATGCGTGCTTTGGTAATACTGCACGAATACGGCAGCTGCGCCCGCCGCGTGCGGACCGGACATGCTCGTGCCGCCCATGTAAACGTAGAAATTATCAATCGCCGTCCAGGCAATCGCGGCCTCGTCCGGTGCCGCGGACGACGCGGCGGAGGCGATCCAGCTTCCGGGCGCAACTAGGTCCGGCTTGATGCGACCGTCCGCAGCCGGCCCGCGGCTGGAGAAATCGCACATCGTGTCTTGGCCGTCGGCATAAAGTCCGTAGGTCAACGCCAGTGTGCCCGGAACATTCTCCGAAGCGCCCGTGGCGATCACGTTTTTGGCGGAGGCCGGGCTGTCCACCGTCTGCGAGTCAGGACCCGCGTTACCAGCGGAGAATTCCAGAACGTAAGGCTGGTCGCCTGCTGTGCCTGCGTCCGCGTCCCGCACCAGCTCATCGAACTGCGCCGCATCAATGTCGTAATCGCCCTGCACGTCATTGCCCCAACTGTTTGATCCAATTTTCGCCCCATGCCGCACCGCGTCATGTGTCAGCGTCTCGTCGCTGGGAAACGGACTGACCTCGTTTGCGCTGTCGTCGAAAATGCGCTCGACAAACAGATTCGCGCCGGACGCGACGCCCAGACCGTAGAACTGGCCGGTGTCCGGGTCGGTCTCGCCCGTCGCCGCGTTGCCCGCGACAATGCCTGCGCAATGAGTTCCGTGTCCGTATCCATCTGATCCGTCCGTCAAGCCGCCGTAATACTGGAATCCGACCACGCGTCCGAGCATGTCCGGGTGCATCGCGTTGGTGTTGCCGGAATCCAGTCCGGTATCGGCCACGCATACCGTTACGCCCGTGCCGTCGAACCCAAGCTGCTGTGTGACGGTGGGCGTGGCGGCGTTGCCATCGTCGCCGCCGACCAGCTTCGAGGCGGCTTCATCCACCAGCTTCCGCTTGGGCGCGCGCTCGATCCAGAGCACCGCGCTTGATTGCGACAGCGCGTCCAGCCGGCCCGGCAGCAATTCCCCTCGCACAATGATGCCCTGGCGCAGATGGCTCTCGTGATGAATCACCGCCATCTGGGAGCGCACGACGGCGATCTCCGCCGGCGTCGCCGACGAGGACAGCAAAATGTTGACGCTTACCGTCTCGTTGGTTCGCGCTGCCGCCGTTGCGGCGGCAGCAAGTCGCGGATGAACCTTGAGTTCCGGCCGGTAAGACCCAACCCAATGAACGAAATTCAATGCCCCGACACTCGCGGGCGACACGGTGTTGAATTTGGCGATGAACGTGTCGTCAGGAACGTAGCGGACCAGTTCCACGCCCGTCTGGCCTAACTGCTCTCGCCAGGCGGGTTGTAACGGGCCGGTGAACTGAACGAGAAATAAACCGGAAGCCGCCGGCACGGACGTCCGGGTTTGGACCGCGGCCGCCGCTTTGGGTGGGGTGGAAATCGCTCCGTTGCGAAGGTGGATTGTTTTCGTGTCCGCTGCCGGCGCGACGAAATCGCCCAGGAAAAGGCCCAGCGCTGTCCACAACAGGATCATCCGCCGGCCAGGCTGGGAAAGCGTCACGCGCATAACCTATTCAAATACAGCCTTTCCACAAGGCGCAACGCCGATTTGCCGCAAGGACGATGCCACTTCCTCCGATCAACCATGGTCTGCGTTCGTTGGAACAGGGTCGATCACCAGGACAGCCTTTGTCCGACCCGCCGAATTATTCTGAACGCAAAAAAAGAAAGGCAGAATATGAACAGACAGCAGTTGGAAATGAGTTTTGAAAGCCCCGTCGCGTTTCGGCCGGTGATTCGGCGGCACCGTCGCATGATCCGCGCCCGCTGGTGGTTTGAGCAGATGCGGCAGGTCGTGGACCGCGCGTGGGACTCGGAGCCCGCGCTGCCGGTTCGCCCGGAGCAGGTCTGCCTGACGTTGGCGCAACGCCACGAACGCAACTGACTTCTGAGGCGCGGTCGTACCGGGGACCGGCCGCACCGCTTGATTCCCGGGTCGAATGCCGATTTGGACTTTGCAACCGGGCGCGGGTGGCGTAGAAATCGCGTTCCGCTGTCGGATTGGGAACTTTCCCACGGCCAGCGACGAATTCGATGAAAACCGAAGTCGAAATCTACGATACCACCCTGCGCGACGGCAGTCAGGGTGAAGGCATCAACTTTTCGGTGGCGGACAAACTCCGTATCGCCGAGCGAATCGACGCATTCGGGATTCATTATGTCGAAGGTGGTTTCCCCGGCGCCAATCCCAAAGATATCGAGTTCTTCCAACAGGCGAAGCGCAGGAAGTTCAAATTTTCGAGGCTCGCGGCTTTCGGCGCGACGCGCCGCAAGCACGTGGCGGTGGAGGACGACGAACAGGTTCGCCTGCTGCTCGAAGCGGAGACGCCAGTCGTGACCATCGTCGGCAAAACATGGCTGCTGCATGTAAGGGAAGTGTTGCGCGCGACAGCGGAGGAAAATCTGGCGATGATC from Candidatus Angelobacter sp. includes:
- a CDS encoding S8 family serine peptidase yields the protein MRVTLSQPGRRMILLWTALGLFLGDFVAPAADTKTIHLRNGAISTPPKAAAAVQTRTSVPAASGLFLVQFTGPLQPAWREQLGQTGVELVRYVPDDTFIAKFNTVSPASVGALNFVHWVGSYRPELKVHPRLAAAATAAARTNETVSVNILLSSSATPAEIAVVRSQMAVIHHESHLRQGIIVRGELLPGRLDALSQSSAVLWIERAPKRKLVDEAASKLVGGDDGNAATPTVTQQLGFDGTGVTVCVADTGLDSGNTNAMHPDMLGRVVGFQYYGGLTDGSDGYGHGTHCAGIVAGNAATGETDPDTGQFYGLGVASGANLFVERIFDDSANEVSPFPSDETLTHDAVRHGAKIGSNSWGNDVQGDYDIDAAQFDELVRDADAGTAGDQPYVLEFSAGNAGPDSQTVDSPASAKNVIATGASENVPGTLALTYGLYADGQDTMCDFSSRGPAADGRIKPDLVAPGSWIASAASSAAPDEAAIAWTAIDNFYVYMGGTSMSGPHAAGAAAVFVQYYQSTHTNAAPSPALVKAALINSADALDQSNGGPGPVPNNDEGWGRINLTNIIVTNVNTAPRYYQYLDQTVLLTNSQVYEQHVFVEASDEPLKVTLAYTDVPGFPGALPALVNDLDLEVIGPDGRLYRGNQFGAGESVPNAPTPDKLNNVEGVFLSQPVAGDYLVRVRASKIVQDAISSTPAIDQDFALVTSGNLTRPGVGIVLLDRSSYTAPGIIQMEVLDAARSASSTVSVLVSNLTTRQSMTSELSA